Part of the Pseudomonas sp. Leaf58 genome is shown below.
TTGCTCCATTCGATATCTAGGGGGCGGCTACTGTTCATCAGTCTTCAGCCATGCACCAAGGCTGCAACCCACCTGGCACAGGAATAATTGGCCCGAAATAGATGTGGGAGCGGGCTTGCCCCGCGAAGCGCCGCGCGGGCGGCGCTCGATCTCACAGTCAACGCAGGCCCCAAGGCATGCTCACAAACCCAACCGCAACGCTTCCCCCACTCCCGCCCGGCGCACATCATCCGCCGCGCTGACCAAGGCAAAGTTGTAAGGCCCATGTGACCAATACCGCGCCTCCAGCTGGCCATCCACCCGCTGCCCGTCCGGCATGCGCCGGTACTGCTCACCCGGTGAGCGCAGGAACAGGCTGATACGCTGCCCCTTGCCATCTTCAAACACCAGCAACGCCGCCGGCCCTTGCTCGTTGCTGAGCAGCCGCGCGCCCACCGGCTTGAAGCCATACCCTGCCAAGTCCGGCACCTGCCCCACACGGCTGAAATGCCGCCCCAACCAATCACGCAGTTGCCCAGGGTCAGTGGCCTGAATATCCAGCGCCTCGCTGCCGGCGAACAAACGGTGCGCCTGGACGGCATCGGCCATCGGCAGGTCGGCGCGGGCCAAGGCCGCATCGCGCACCTGCCAACCGCCCAGGCCGCCAACCCCAACCGCCAGGAACAGCACCGCCGCCATGGCCCAGCGCCGCTGCCGACGTTGGCGCAGTTGCCGGCGCAACTGGCCCAGGTCCAACTGCGCCGCCCCAGGCAGTTCGCCAAAGCCGGCCAGCGCCGCACGCAGCCGACGCCCATCGGTACGCCAACCCTCGACCTTGGCCGCCGCCTGCGGGTTGACCGCCAGCCAGGCCTGCACCTCAGCGCGGCGCACAGGCTCCAGGCGCTCATCGACGTAGGCGTGCAATTCATCTTCGCTGGGGATCAGGCGCGTCATTTCAGTCTCCGCAAGGCCGGGGGCTGCGGGTTGCCCTCGGTCAATTCACGCAAGGCATTGCGGGCGCGCGACAAGCGCGACATCACCGTGCCAATAGGTATACCCAGGGCCTGGGCGGCCTCCTTGTAGCTCAAACCTTCGATGCTGACTAGCAGTAACAAGGCACGCTGCTCTGCCGTGAGCTGGGCGAAGGCCTGCAAGTCGGCCTGGGCCAAAAAAATGGCCTCGAGGTTGCCGCCGGCGGGCTCGTCGTCGCGCTCGCCTCGGCCAAACCACGACAGCCAGCGCGCATGCAGGCGGTCGCGGCGCTTACCGTCGAGGAACAGCCGATAAAGGATGGTAAACAGCCAGGCCCGCAACGCATCGGCATCGCGTTGCTGGTCGCGCCGGCTCAAGGCTCGCTCAACCGTGGCCTGCACCAGGTCGTCGGCGCTGCCCGGCTCACGGGTCAGCCAAACGGCAAAGCGGCGCAAGCGGGCAAGTAGCTCGCGCCACTGGTGGTCGTCCAGATCGTGCATGGCAAAGTCCCGGCCTCTGGGGTTGTCAGTGTAAGGGGCAGACGCCTGTCAGGAAATTCTATTCCCGATGAGGGAATAAGTTTTTCCCTGCGCCGTCGTACTGGCACCTTCACTGAACCGGACGATGACCATGAACTCACCCCTGCACGGCCACGCCAAGGCCTTGCGCCTGGCCGCCATCGGCGCCGTGATGCTGGCCGCGGGCGCCGGCTTTGCCTATGCCGCCGGCTGGCTTGGCGCCCCCCGGCTGACCCCGCAACGCATCATCGACACCTTCGAAACCCAAGCGGGGCATTACCCAGGCTACCGCAAAAACCACGCCAAGGGCCTGTGCGTCAGCGGTTACTTCCAGCCCAGCGGGCAGGCTGCAAACCTGTCCACGGCGCGAGCGTTCAGCCAAGCCCGGGTGCCGGTGATCGGCCGCTTCGCCATTGGCGGCGCCAACCCGTTCGCGCCAGACACCGGCATACCGGTGCGCAGCCTGGCCATTCAGCTGAGCACTGATGACGGCCAGGTCTGGCGTACTGGTATGAACAACCCGCCGGTACTGGCGGTAAGCACGCCGCAAGGGTTTTATGAGCAAGTACTGGCGGGCGCGCCGGACCCAGCCACCGGCAAACCAAACCCAAGCAAAATGCAGGCGTTCTTTGCGGCTCACCCGGAAAGTGCAGCGTTTCGCCAATGGGCGGCGGCCTACAAGCCCAGTGACAGCTTCGCCAGCACGCAGTACCACAGCATCAATGCCTTCCGCCTCATCGACGCAAGCGGTGCAGCCCACCCGGTGCGCTGGCAGCTGGAGCCGCAAACAGGGTTTGCCGCCCTGCCCGCCCAAGTAGATGACAAACAATTCCTGCAGCATGACCTGCAGCAGCGCCTGGCCCAGGGCCCCTTGCGCTGGACACTGCGCCTGATACTGGCCGAACCAGGCGATGCGGTGGACGACCCTGCCCGCCCCTGGCCTGCCGAGCGGCGCAATGTCGACGCTGGCACCCTGGTACTGGAACAGGTTGATGCCCCCGAACAAGGGGCGTGCCGCGATCTCAACTTCGACCCGCTGATCCTGCCCCACGGCATCGAAGCGTCAGGCGACCCGATCCTCGCCGCCCGCTCCGCCGCCTATTCGGAATCCTTCAACCGCCGCAGCCGCGAATCGCTCAGCACCGGAGCCCGCCCATGAAACCCGCAGCCTTCCACCCCTTCGCCCGCCTGCTGCATTGGCTGATGGCCGTGTTGATCCTGGCCATGTTGTTCATTGGAGTGAGCATGGTTGCCGACCTATCGCCCCGCCACCCCGTGCTGATCGGCCTGCACAAGGCCACCGGGCTGGCGCTGCTGGTACTGGTGGTATTGCGCATCGGCGTGCGCCTGGCCGTGGCTCACCCGCCGTTACCGCAAGACCTGCCAATGCTACAGCGCTGGGCTGCCGGGGCCTCGCACCTGCTGCTCTACGGCCTGATGCTGGCCATGCCACTGCTCGGCTGGGCCATGCTGTCGGCCGGCGCCTACCCCCGCCCGCTGGGCTTGCCGGCCATCGCCCCGCATAACCTGCAGCTATACGCCGTGTTGCGCCAGGCCCATGGCTGGGCCGGCTACCTGCTGTTCGCCACGGTGCTGGTGCATGTAGGCGCCGCCTTGATGCATGCATGGGTGCGCCGCGATGGCGTGTTGCGTAGCATGTGGCCTGGCCCCCTGCGCCGTAGCGAATGACCCAAGGCAGCCCAGGAGGTTCGACATTCCATAACCATTCTTAACAAGCTCGGCTTTGTATTTGCCGTACCGCTCTGGACTGCCCTATGAACGTTGCAAAGGACACTGCCACCCTATTACCCACCAACACCTTGAACTTGCGTCCACTGCTGCTAGCCAACATGGCTTGCACCATGTCGATGATGGCGTTCGTCGCCCTGATCGGGCCAATCGCGCGCCAGCTTGGCATGGCCACCTGGCAAGCCGGTGCCGCCGTGACCGTGGCGGGCGTGGTCTGGGTGCTGCTGGCCCGGCCATGGGGCCGCGCGGCAGACCGCCTGGGCCGCCGGCGCATCCTGCTGCTGGGCAGTGCCGGTTTCACCTTGGCCTACTGGCTGCTGTGCCTGTTCGTCGAAGGGGCGCTGCGCTGGCTGCCGGGGGCAACCTTGGCCTTCATCGGCCTGATGGTTGCGCGCGGCTGCATCGGCGCCTTCTACGCGGCCATCCCGGTGGGCTGCAACGCACTGATCGCCGACCATGTCGAACCACAGCGCCGGGCCCGGGCCATGGCCTCGCTGGGGGCGGCCAACGCTGTCGGCCTGGTGATTGGGCCGGCGCTGGCGGCGCTGCTGGCGCGGCATAGCCTGAGCCTGCCGTTTCATATCATGTCGTTGCTGCCAGCCAGTGCCTTCCTGGTCCTGCTGTTCACCCTCAAGCCGCAGGCGCTGCCCCACAACTACGCCCCCAGCCCGGTGCGGCTGAACGACCCACGCCTGCGGCGGCCCTTGTTGGTGGCGTTCAGCGCCATGCTCAGCGTCACCGTGTCGCAGATCATCGTCGGTTTTTTCGCCCTCGACCGCCTGCACCTGGGCCCGGCCGAAGCCGCCCAGGCCGCCGGCGTCGCCCTGACCACGGTGGGCGTGGCGCTGATACTGGCGCAGGTGCTGCTGCGCCAGCTGGAATGGCCGCCACTCAAGATGATCCGGGTGGGTGCCACGGTTTCGGCCTTGGGCTTTGCCTGCGGCTCGCTGGCCACTACCGCGCCCGGGCTGTGGGCTTGCTACTTTGTCGCGGCGGCGGGCATGGGTTTTGTCTTCCCGGCATTTTCCGCACTGGCGGCCAATGCCATGCACGCGTCTGAGCAAGGCGCCACCGCCGGCTCCATCGGCGCCGCCCAGGGTATGGGCGCGGTGATCGGGCCACTGGCCGGCACCCTGGTGTATGCCCTTGATCCACGCTTGCCATTCCTGGTGGTGGCTGCGCTGTTACTGCTGGTTGGCTTATGGCCGATGCCGCGCGAACGAAGGGCCTGACAAGCAGCGCGCAAGCGTGCAGAGTGTGTTTTAATGCGCGTCGATCATTATTATTGACACCTCTAATTACAAGGCGGCTATGGACACGGGGACGCGACTCAAACTGGTGCGTGAACGCAACAACCTCTCCCAGCGGGAACTGGCCCGCCGCAGCGGGCTGACCAATTCGACGATCTCGCAGATCGAACAGAATCGCGTCAGCCCCTCGGTCAGTTCCCTGAAAAAGCTGCTCGAGGGCATTCCCATGAGCCTGGCGGAGTTCTTCAGCTTCGACGAGCCGGTGCGCGAAGAGCGCTACGTATTCCGTGGTGGCGAACAGCCAGACCTGGGCCGCAACGGCCTGCGTATGCTGCTGGTCGGCGCCAGTGTCGAAGGCCGGCAAATGCGTATGCTGCGTGAACTGTATGCACCCGGTGCCGATTCGGGCGAGCCGATCGTGCATGCCGAGGGCGAAGAATGTGGCCTGGTTACCCGGGGCACGGTCGAGCTATGGGTCGATGGCCAGGTGAGCGTGCTCAACTCCGGTGACGGTTACTACATCCCCACTACCCTGCCGCACAGCTTCAAGAACATCGGCCCTGACGAGGCCGAAATCATCAGCGCCAACACCCCGGCTAATTTCTGATTGGATGATGAAAGGGGCTGCTTCGCAGCCCTTTCGCAATACACAGCCCCACTGGAGCAGCATGAACGCGCGGACTGTCTACCAATGCCTGCGCGACGCCGCCCTGGGCATCCATGCCTTATCCATCGAGGCTCGCCTTGCCCATGGCGTGGTGAACGTTGCCATCGACGACTGGCACCTGACCCTGACGCTGGACAGCGAGGGCCTGGCCCAATGCGTTCACTGCACAGCCCCCAACGGCGAACAGGCCGGGGTCGAGGATTGGCAGCGCTATGGCACCAACCCCACCGACCTGCTCAGCCTCTGGGAGCGCACTCAGCTGGAAAGGCTGCTGGCACCTTGACGCAAGGCCTCCTCAACGAAGTCCAGTCGGTCCTGGCCGAAGAACATCTCATCCGCGACGAAGCAGGTCGGCGCGCCAAACACCCCGCGCTTCACGGCCTCTTCGGTCGCTTGCCGGAGCACAGCCTTCACCTCGTCATCCGCCGCCAGCACGCGAAAAACCTGCGGGTCAAAGCCGCCCTGGCTTAGCGTCTGGTCAAGTACGGCGTTATCGCCAAGGTTGCGGCGCTGCGCGAACAGCCCGGTGAACAGCACCTGCAGCAGCGCTTCGAAGCGCTCCGGCGAGCGCAATTGAGTGCCCACTGCCCCCCGCATCAGGGTCAAGGTATTTACCGGAAACCCCGGTGGCAGCCCGTAAGGCACCCCATAGCGGGCAGCAAAACGTGCCAGGTCGGTAAACAGGTAGCGCCCCTTGGCCGGGATCATGGCCGGCGAGGCATTGCCTGTGGCCTGGAAAACCCCGCCCAGTAGCATCGGCCGGTAGCGCAGCGTGGCACCCTGGCGGGCACACAAGCCCGGCAATTGAGTCCAGGCCAAGTAACTGGCCGGGCTGCCCAGGTCAAAAAAGAAATCGACAATCTTCTGCATAGACAAGGTCCTTGCTTGGTTAAAGGGGTTTACCAGCGTTCCATCCAAGGCCGCAGGTCCAGCTCGAACGTCCAGGCGTCACGAGGTTGGGCGTGCAGGAACCAGTAGCTGTCAGCGATGTGGGCCGGTTCAAGGATGCCATCCTGGTCCTTGAGGGCGTAGCGTTCGGGGAAACTGTCGCGGATGAAAGCAGTGTCGATGGCGCCGTCCACCACCACATGCGCGACATGAATGTTTCGCGGCCCCAGCTCGCGCGCCATGCTTTGGGCCAAGGCACGCAAGCCGTGCTTGGCTCCGGCGAACGCCGCGAAACCCGCCGCGCCACGGGTGCCGGCGGTGGCACCGGTGAACAGGATGGTGCCGCGTTCGCGCTGGACCATTCGCCGGGCGA
Proteins encoded:
- a CDS encoding anti-sigma factor is translated as MTRLIPSEDELHAYVDERLEPVRRAEVQAWLAVNPQAAAKVEGWRTDGRRLRAALAGFGELPGAAQLDLGQLRRQLRQRRQRRWAMAAVLFLAVGVGGLGGWQVRDAALARADLPMADAVQAHRLFAGSEALDIQATDPGQLRDWLGRHFSRVGQVPDLAGYGFKPVGARLLSNEQGPAALLVFEDGKGQRISLFLRSPGEQYRRMPDGQRVDGQLEARYWSHGPYNFALVSAADDVRRAGVGEALRLGL
- a CDS encoding sigma-70 family RNA polymerase sigma factor, which translates into the protein MHDLDDHQWRELLARLRRFAVWLTREPGSADDLVQATVERALSRRDQQRDADALRAWLFTILYRLFLDGKRRDRLHARWLSWFGRGERDDEPAGGNLEAIFLAQADLQAFAQLTAEQRALLLLVSIEGLSYKEAAQALGIPIGTVMSRLSRARNALRELTEGNPQPPALRRLK
- a CDS encoding catalase family peroxidase encodes the protein MTMNSPLHGHAKALRLAAIGAVMLAAGAGFAYAAGWLGAPRLTPQRIIDTFETQAGHYPGYRKNHAKGLCVSGYFQPSGQAANLSTARAFSQARVPVIGRFAIGGANPFAPDTGIPVRSLAIQLSTDDGQVWRTGMNNPPVLAVSTPQGFYEQVLAGAPDPATGKPNPSKMQAFFAAHPESAAFRQWAAAYKPSDSFASTQYHSINAFRLIDASGAAHPVRWQLEPQTGFAALPAQVDDKQFLQHDLQQRLAQGPLRWTLRLILAEPGDAVDDPARPWPAERRNVDAGTLVLEQVDAPEQGACRDLNFDPLILPHGIEASGDPILAARSAAYSESFNRRSRESLSTGARP
- a CDS encoding cytochrome b translates to MKPAAFHPFARLLHWLMAVLILAMLFIGVSMVADLSPRHPVLIGLHKATGLALLVLVVLRIGVRLAVAHPPLPQDLPMLQRWAAGASHLLLYGLMLAMPLLGWAMLSAGAYPRPLGLPAIAPHNLQLYAVLRQAHGWAGYLLFATVLVHVGAALMHAWVRRDGVLRSMWPGPLRRSE
- a CDS encoding MFS transporter gives rise to the protein MNVAKDTATLLPTNTLNLRPLLLANMACTMSMMAFVALIGPIARQLGMATWQAGAAVTVAGVVWVLLARPWGRAADRLGRRRILLLGSAGFTLAYWLLCLFVEGALRWLPGATLAFIGLMVARGCIGAFYAAIPVGCNALIADHVEPQRRARAMASLGAANAVGLVIGPALAALLARHSLSLPFHIMSLLPASAFLVLLFTLKPQALPHNYAPSPVRLNDPRLRRPLLVAFSAMLSVTVSQIIVGFFALDRLHLGPAEAAQAAGVALTTVGVALILAQVLLRQLEWPPLKMIRVGATVSALGFACGSLATTAPGLWACYFVAAAGMGFVFPAFSALAANAMHASEQGATAGSIGAAQGMGAVIGPLAGTLVYALDPRLPFLVVAALLLLVGLWPMPRERRA
- a CDS encoding cupin domain-containing protein, with protein sequence MDTGTRLKLVRERNNLSQRELARRSGLTNSTISQIEQNRVSPSVSSLKKLLEGIPMSLAEFFSFDEPVREERYVFRGGEQPDLGRNGLRMLLVGASVEGRQMRMLRELYAPGADSGEPIVHAEGEECGLVTRGTVELWVDGQVSVLNSGDGYYIPTTLPHSFKNIGPDEAEIISANTPANF
- a CDS encoding 2-hydroxychromene-2-carboxylate isomerase, with translation MQKIVDFFFDLGSPASYLAWTQLPGLCARQGATLRYRPMLLGGVFQATGNASPAMIPAKGRYLFTDLARFAARYGVPYGLPPGFPVNTLTLMRGAVGTQLRSPERFEALLQVLFTGLFAQRRNLGDNAVLDQTLSQGGFDPQVFRVLAADDEVKAVLRQATEEAVKRGVFGAPTCFVADEMFFGQDRLDFVEEALRQGASSLSS